The Chryseobacterium sp. LJ668 genome segment TATCCTTTACGTAAACGACGTAAATAAGTCAGTTTCTTTTTATGCAACGGCATTTGGCTTCAATAAAAAATTTGTAACGCCTGATAACCAATATGGCGAGGTTGCTACCGGACCAACTACGCTCTCATTTGCGACGACTGCACTTGCAAATTCTAACCTTAAAGACGGTTTTTTAAATGCTGATCTAGAGAATAAACCTTTCGGAATTGAAATTGGTTTCACAACCGATGATGTGAAAGCTTCTTTAGAAAAGGCTGTTATGGCAGGAGCAGTAGTAGTTTCCAGCCCTATAACAAAACCATGGGGTCAAGTTGTAGCATACGTTAGAGATATTGATGGTTTCCTAATAGAAATTTGTACTCCAATGGTGTAACCTAGTGTAAGTCCTCCTAATTCGCACTACTTTGCAAATTTTTTAATCAGGCGGCCAAAAATTTACACCAGCCGTGACGCCTTGCATCTTAATGCTTTGATGTTCATCAAGTTTTATAGCGGCAGGCGTTGATCTAAAAAATGGTTGCAGAAGTTGTCATTATCCAACCGCTGCAAATTATCCTTAGGCTAAATCCGCGATATCAGAAGACAAAGCTTATCGATATACAAAATAAGGAGACATAACCGGGTGTGCTTCAGGATAACTACTACTCACAAGAAGAAGTTCAAATTGTATTGATATCTTTATTGCCTATCAGCCTGTAAGGTTGTTATCTCGACAGCATATCATTAACAGCAATGCCATCTGCGTAATTACAATTATATCGGTAGGAACAGTTGTGCCATTGTATGTAAAATATTCAATATTATTATAGCCTTCTGTGTCAGTGCGCTTAACGGAATCTGATCTGACATCGTCCATTGTATAAGCTTTTCTCCTTAAGAGGTTTGAACCTTCATGCTTAAAATAATGAACAGCCCGCATGTCTTCCGCTTATGCCGGAAATCCATCTTATTCTAAGCTTACACCAGTATTAAAATATGGTTGTAAATAGTGAGATGCCGTAAGTCCAAGTATATATCTGCCTTTTGCGCTGTCAACAAATCCAAAGAGTATGTCGCCTTAGAAAAAGCTTTTACAACTACTTCCTCAGTGATATAATTAGTGTGAACAGTTACCTTTGGCTAAATTGTAACATATGTTGATTATTACTTGTTATGTCTTAATAAATTATCAAACTCTGATCTGTCATGATAGCAATAAACAAGAATTTCAGGATTCTTTGATATGAAATTTTTTATTCTTTTTAGCGTGTTTATTCTTTCTGAATCATTGTCAGCTCTAAGTTGTGCAAGCTGATTAACTGGATGTAAATTATTATATAATTCCTCTCTTAAATAATAAGCATCTCCAATATAAAACAGCCACGTATCATTATACTTTATTGCTATACCACAGTGTCCGATAGTATGCCCAAATAATGGAATTAAAAACACTGAAAAACTTTTTCCTAATGTAACCTCTCTGGCTTCAAATTCAAACCAGGTTTTCTTTGATTTTGAGTAGGTGTAAATATTAAGTTCATTTAAAATTTGCCATTTTAAATACCGGGGATTTCCTTGCTTAAAATTCTCGTATTCTTCATAACTGACATGGACTTTTGAATTAGGAAAATCTGCTAAAGCTCCAATATGATCTGGATCTAAGTGTGAAATCACACAATGTTTGACTTTGTTAGGATCAAGACCAAGTTTCTTAATTTGTTTAAAAGCAGTTAGATCTTCATCAAACATGAATCCGGCTGCTTCGATTAACTCATCGCCAAGACGCTCTGATGGATTTTTTGTGTCAAGCATTCCGATACCTACATCAATCATTATTAAATCACCTTCATTTTCTATCAGTAGGCAATGACCTATAACATCGTCATTAATTGGATTTACAATTTTAAGACAGTTGAGATGATGCAAATTTTTCATTACTAACTTAAGGTTAACATTTAAAAGGAGAAAATGTCCTTTCATAATTTGTTCAAAAATAATATGCATATACAACAATTGATTGTAAAATCCCGACAGCGTAGGTCTCATCGGAAAAACTATTTTATACCTATGTCTGATTTTTACAATTATTCACTTGCATTATTTCAATTTTGAAAAAAAAGATAATACATGAAAGACATCGTATCAAGCTTATTGATTGGCATGAAGCAAAAAAAATTTATTGTAAAAGCAGCTGTTGGTCCTAAGTTTATCAAAATCAATGTTTATAAATATGAATGGTTGAGTGTTTCGTATTCAAAAGGTTTATTCGCAGATCATCGATGCAGAAAAGTTTATATGAATTAATGCTTTCAAGAAAAGTTTAGATTTGGAGAATGAAGGTGCCAAGGCTTACAAAATTAAAGAAAATACGTCTTTATTTATTTGCAATTATTATGTTGATTATCATACTGTTAACAACTGGTTTAAAATTTTTTATCATCAATGGAAAAACTTTAATAGAACTTGCAAGCTAATTTGTTTATCTGTTTTTAAATTAATGCTTAACTAAAATTTTCTGAACAAAAGTGTGTTGTTTTGAATAAATTTTTAGTCATACCACATTTTATAATTAATTTTGATTTATAAAAACTTTAGAAAATTGTGAAATATCAAGTTTATAATCCACCTCCAATATTAAAAGAATATGTACGTTATTTTTGGAGTATCGATCATGAAGATGACGGTGGTGTAGAGAAGATAATAAAAATCTTTGCAGACCGATTTCCTAGATTAATTTTCCAAAATCTCGATGGCCACATTCCCACAAAATCTGATAGCGGAATTGTCCTACCTAATTCCTTTTTAAGCGGAATTATTACAAAACAAACTAAATATCACGTTAAAGGGTCTTATTCTCACATAGGAGTGAGTTTCTATCCCCATGCGATTAAATCGCTATTTGGAATAGATGCACAGGAATTGACTGATTCCTTACCTGATATTACAAATTTCAGTTCTCAAGAGTTAAATGAAAAATTATATGATGTATCTACGCATGAGGAAAAGATAGAAATATTAGTCCAATATTTAACCCTCAAGTTTTTTAATTTTCCAACCAAAACTGAGGAAATTAAACAGATTATTCACTCAGGTATGGATTACTCCACAACTGTAAAAAAAATGGTAACTGAACATAGGATATCGGAAAGAAAATTGGAAAGAATGTTTAAAACATCGATAGGGGTATCCCCTAAAAAGTTTTTAAGAATATTAAGATTTGAGAAAGCAATTAATTTGCTGAATAGCGATAAAAAGAACTGTATTGCTGAAATAGCTTATGAGTTAGATTATGTTGATCAATCACATTTTACAAAGGAGTTTAAAGATTTTTCTGGATTTACACCTAAAGATTTTCAAAATAAAAAAAAATTTGGACAGGAAAGTTCATCATTTTTGATAAAATAACTACTGCAAAAATTGATATTCCTGATATTATTGATGACATCTTGATGCTGCAGGCTTTTTTTGTGCATCATCGGATATGCCGAGGGAGCAAAACTCTCAAAAACATTTGGGGATGGCAGGTAATCTCTCGGGCATTAGGTATATCATTGTTTTTATGGCTCCTGTAATCTTCTTCCTGCCTCTGTCATCATTCGCTGAGTAAACACAGCTGCCTAACGTGGCTACCTTTCGTGTACGCATTTTGAAAAGATTTGTGGGCAAAGGAGACAGTACGCCCTTATTTAACTATTAGGCTTCTCCTGAAACTAATCAGATTTCTTATACGAATCGCAAGCTTATTATTTTGAGAAAATGGATCAGAGTTACTAATAAAAGACTTGATAAAGGCACCGGTTCCAGCGGAGGGTTCAAGAAAGTTCTTAATAAATATTCCCTGATTATTAATTACTTCTGTAATAGTATCTATTAACATTGGTGGTGTATAAAAAGCTGTCAAAACAGAACTTCAGATACTGTCAAGCTAACGAATATATTCTTTTTCATTGATTGAATTTTCTCACAGAATCTTGTGGAGCTCTTGAGTGAGAGGGAGAAAAGGAAGGTCTGATTTCGTCCAGTATTTTTCAACACCGGAACCTTGAACAGGATTGAGCACAAATTTCAATCCTCCGAAACCGGAGTATCTCTGCATTTGCGCAATTTCTGCTGCACTTGCTTTGCGTTTTTGTTTTTCCAGGGCAAATACAATTCGCAGAGCATCTAGATTCTCACGCAAATGCTGATTCCTATTGAACCCCATGTTCCTCAATCTAAATTTGAATACGTCCGGTCAGTTCAGTATACAATACATCATAGTCCAAACTGTCCTCAAACTCTTTTGTAAGATGATATCCTGAAAATACAGAGTCACATTCTGTCAACATCTTCAACGCCAAAGGTCGAATCTCTTCGTCAGCTAAGACAAGACTGAATTCATTGCAAATCACTTTAAAGATCAGATCGTATCTTGAAAAAGTTAATTCTTCAAACAATATTGATTCTGCGATCTCAGTGCAGTATGAAACAGAATGACCTTCTTTGAAGGCATTTTCATAGGCACTCTCCGCAAGCTGTGATCGTAGCAAGATGAATTTTTGATCGTTTCTTTTATCAGGAAAGCTTACAGACAGAAGCTCTGTCAATCGTAAACTGAAATACGACAAATCTGGTTTTTGTTGGTTCATAACAGTAGTTTGTAAAATTGGAGAGTTGTGTTACTTTTTTGGTTCGAGCTTATTTGCGTTTCATTTTTCGATCTGGAAATTCGAATCCTGTCGAATAGTCATCTTGCAGAACCAGTGATGCATCGAACTTTTTCCCTGATTTACTTGTCATGTTTTTCAGGAGCGAAGTTTTACCTTTTTCAAGTAATGAGCTGATGTCAGCTAGCTCTAAGTGAACACCACAAATATTTCTGAATTGTATCCACAAACATTTCTCATCAGGACATTTGACCACTTTATCCTTAATAATCAATATTTGATTCTTGCATTTAGGACAGTTCAGAACGGGTTGTTTTTCGCTGGGAATATCGAGTGATAAAAGTTCGGCAGTAATTTGGGATGTATACTCTTTAATTTTATTAAGAAAGTCATCTTCATCTGATTCTCCTTGCTCAATTTGGTGGAGCGCCATCTCCCACTCTGCAGTCATT includes the following:
- a CDS encoding MBL fold metallo-hydrolase, which gives rise to MKGHFLLLNVNLKLVMKNLHHLNCLKIVNPINDDVIGHCLLIENEGDLIMIDVGIGMLDTKNPSERLGDELIEAAGFMFDEDLTAFKQIKKLGLDPNKVKHCVISHLDPDHIGALADFPNSKVHVSYEEYENFKQGNPRYLKWQILNELNIYTYSKSKKTWFEFEAREVTLGKSFSVFLIPLFGHTIGHCGIAIKYNDTWLFYIGDAYYLREELYNNLHPVNQLAQLRADNDSERINTLKRIKNFISKNPEILVYCYHDRSEFDNLLRHNK
- a CDS encoding DUF1896 family protein — encoded protein: MNQQKPDLSYFSLRLTELLSVSFPDKRNDQKFILLRSQLAESAYENAFKEGHSVSYCTEIAESILFEELTFSRYDLIFKVICNEFSLVLADEEIRPLALKMLTECDSVFSGYHLTKEFEDSLDYDVLYTELTGRIQI
- a CDS encoding VOC family protein, which codes for MIQFSYTILYVNDVNKSVSFYATAFGFNKKFVTPDNQYGEVATGPTTLSFATTALANSNLKDGFLNADLENKPFGIEIGFTTDDVKASLEKAVMAGAVVVSSPITKPWGQVVAYVRDIDGFLIEICTPMV
- a CDS encoding helix-turn-helix domain-containing protein encodes the protein MKYQVYNPPPILKEYVRYFWSIDHEDDGGVEKIIKIFADRFPRLIFQNLDGHIPTKSDSGIVLPNSFLSGIITKQTKYHVKGSYSHIGVSFYPHAIKSLFGIDAQELTDSLPDITNFSSQELNEKLYDVSTHEEKIEILVQYLTLKFFNFPTKTEEIKQIIHSGMDYSTTVKKMVTEHRISERKLERMFKTSIGVSPKKFLRILRFEKAINLLNSDKKNCIAEIAYELDYVDQSHFTKEFKDFSGFTPKDFQNKKKFGQESSSFLIK